One genomic region from Nocardia vinacea encodes:
- a CDS encoding AMP-binding enzyme — protein sequence MRWRRQRRVRNGCRRYDPNRGGEKISAEEVENLVYQLAEVSQVAAVAMPDPILGERVCVYVVLKPGAPLALEEIRSTMDRAGVARFKLPEHLVIVDELATTKVGKIDKKALRGGYRRTDITIRLGY from the coding sequence ATGCGCTGGAGGCGGCAACGACGAGTAAGGAATGGTTGTCGCCGATATGACCCGAACCGCGGGGGCGAAAAGATCTCCGCCGAGGAGGTCGAGAACCTCGTCTACCAGCTAGCCGAGGTCAGTCAGGTTGCGGCGGTCGCGATGCCCGACCCGATACTGGGAGAGCGGGTGTGCGTCTATGTCGTGCTCAAACCTGGTGCGCCGCTCGCCCTGGAGGAAATCCGGTCGACGATGGACCGCGCCGGTGTCGCCCGCTTCAAGCTTCCGGAACACCTGGTGATCGTGGACGAGCTGGCGACAACCAAAGTCGGCAAGATCGACAAGAAGGCATTGCGAGGCGGATATCGCCGGACGGACATAACGATCCGGCTGGGGTACTAG
- a CDS encoding helix-turn-helix transcriptional regulator — MDLMSAVEVIRAPLTETQTLLSAAFAEAIPHRTLAQLSANCPFAPFKTYGESPGAPGSSVTIADLAAIRPLMPARGTWQGRATMAGVEVPVLALASDATEQGALLVLVRTEDTPVPEEALASALAVWDIVTAHREGLRNEAAPEWLAMSRAAAAARAVAISDLGDAHGTALTALLRILRDRSLSDDDARTRAVDLAVTALVELRARAELDHAMAEERAGDAFDRLAKSLSRVLRPRGVLLELGTPGAEEGADRVLPADVAAAARAVVRAVVHAMLDDQRQVRRIHVSWKIDAAELRATVRDDGPGALSRGALDARRVSERLGPLGGRLEVDAVPGWGTTVTVQVPLGPPDTPREDPLTVLGARELEVLAQLARGRRNRDIAGELHISESTVKFHVAKILEKLGVGSRGEAAALAHEWGAATARA; from the coding sequence ATGGACCTGATGTCGGCCGTCGAGGTGATCCGGGCGCCCCTGACCGAGACCCAGACGCTGCTGTCCGCGGCCTTCGCTGAGGCGATCCCGCACCGGACGCTCGCCCAGCTGTCCGCCAACTGCCCGTTCGCGCCGTTCAAGACCTACGGCGAGTCGCCCGGCGCGCCGGGTTCGTCCGTCACGATCGCCGACCTCGCCGCGATCCGGCCGCTGATGCCCGCGCGGGGCACCTGGCAGGGACGGGCCACAATGGCAGGCGTCGAGGTGCCCGTGCTGGCCCTGGCCAGCGATGCCACCGAGCAAGGTGCGCTGCTGGTCCTCGTGCGGACCGAGGACACTCCGGTGCCGGAAGAGGCGCTGGCGTCCGCCCTGGCGGTGTGGGACATAGTGACCGCCCACCGGGAGGGCCTGCGGAACGAGGCCGCGCCCGAATGGCTGGCCATGTCCCGGGCGGCCGCGGCGGCACGCGCCGTAGCCATCTCCGACCTCGGCGACGCGCACGGGACCGCGCTGACCGCCCTGCTCCGCATCCTGCGCGACCGTTCGCTCAGTGACGATGACGCCCGGACCCGCGCCGTCGACCTCGCCGTCACTGCGCTGGTCGAGCTGCGTGCACGGGCCGAACTGGACCACGCGATGGCCGAGGAGCGGGCCGGCGACGCGTTCGACCGGCTTGCCAAGTCGCTGAGCCGCGTCCTGCGCCCCCGCGGCGTGCTGCTGGAACTGGGCACGCCCGGCGCGGAGGAAGGCGCGGACCGGGTGCTGCCCGCCGACGTCGCCGCCGCGGCACGCGCGGTGGTCCGGGCTGTCGTGCACGCGATGCTGGACGACCAGCGGCAGGTGCGGCGGATCCACGTCAGCTGGAAGATCGACGCAGCCGAACTGCGCGCCACCGTGCGGGACGACGGCCCCGGCGCGCTGTCGCGTGGCGCCCTCGACGCACGCCGGGTCAGCGAACGGCTGGGCCCGCTGGGCGGGCGGCTGGAGGTGGACGCGGTACCGGGCTGGGGCACGACGGTGACCGTCCAGGTCCCGCTCGGACCGCCGGACACCCCGCGGGAGGACCCGCTGACCGTGCTGGGCGCGCGGGAGTTGGAAGTGCTGGCTCAGCTGGCCCGCGGACGGCGCAACCGGGATATCGCCGGCGAACTGCACATCAGTGAGTCCACGGTGAAGTTTCACGTGGCGAAGATCCTCGAGAAGCTTGGCGTCGGCTCACGCGGCGAGGCGGCCGCACTGGCCCACGAGTGGGGCGCGGCCACCGCACGCGCCTAG
- a CDS encoding NADP-dependent oxidoreductase, which produces MKAIVYAEYGGPEVLRLADVEEPHAAVGQVRLKVVAAGVNPVDYKIRRGWMQDMAPASLPAIPGLEAAGVVDEVGAGVTGVAVGDEVMAWTVTGSYAEYALADDFALKPAGLGWETAAALPVALETANRVLDVLGVTAGETLLVHGAAGVVGAFGVQLAVAHGVTVVGTASPRNHNYLHSLGAIPVTYGEGLADRVRALAPQGVDAVFDVAGQAALDVSIELRGGTDRIVTITDLRAFELGVVFSGDSRRFGAQLADYAQLVVDDALGVRVAASFALTDAGRAHDLSETGHADGKVILVP; this is translated from the coding sequence ATGAAGGCGATCGTTTACGCCGAGTACGGCGGTCCGGAGGTCCTGCGGTTGGCGGACGTCGAGGAACCGCACGCTGCGGTCGGACAGGTGCGGCTGAAGGTCGTGGCCGCCGGCGTCAACCCGGTGGACTACAAGATCCGCAGGGGCTGGATGCAGGACATGGCGCCCGCGTCCCTGCCGGCGATCCCCGGCTTGGAAGCGGCCGGCGTGGTCGATGAGGTCGGGGCGGGTGTCACCGGTGTGGCGGTGGGCGACGAGGTGATGGCCTGGACAGTGACCGGCTCCTACGCCGAGTACGCCTTGGCCGACGACTTCGCACTCAAGCCGGCCGGGCTCGGCTGGGAGACCGCCGCCGCGCTGCCGGTGGCCCTGGAGACCGCGAACCGCGTGCTCGACGTCCTAGGGGTGACGGCCGGGGAGACGCTGCTGGTGCACGGCGCAGCAGGAGTGGTGGGCGCGTTCGGCGTCCAGCTCGCGGTGGCCCACGGCGTTACCGTCGTCGGCACCGCGTCGCCGCGCAACCACAACTACCTGCACTCGCTCGGCGCGATCCCGGTCACCTACGGCGAAGGACTCGCCGACCGGGTCCGGGCCCTCGCGCCGCAGGGCGTCGACGCGGTCTTCGACGTCGCCGGGCAGGCCGCCCTGGACGTGTCGATCGAACTGCGCGGCGGCACCGACCGGATCGTGACGATCACCGACCTGCGGGCCTTCGAACTGGGCGTCGTGTTCTCCGGCGATAGCCGGCGGTTCGGGGCGCAGCTCGCCGATTACGCCCAGCTCGTCGTGGACGACGCGCTCGGCGTGCGCGTCGCCGCGAGCTTCGCGCTGACCGACGCCGGCCGGGCACACGACCTGAGTGAGACCGGCCATGCGGACGGAAAGGTAATCCTGGTCCCGTAG
- a CDS encoding MarR family winged helix-turn-helix transcriptional regulator: MDESRIDPTDPALHKRVTWALRRTEIAVQAVKEQGLRPLGMAVAHYSLLMSLHVDPGLTGAELARRLGVTPQAVASLVARLEQRGHLERRAHPRHGHVQELYVTDAGQQALHTADAVIAEIEQRITQQLGDDSTRLVALLERVIDTVEDRHVHTARRGR, encoded by the coding sequence GTGGACGAGAGCAGAATCGACCCGACGGATCCCGCACTGCACAAGCGGGTCACCTGGGCATTGCGGCGGACCGAGATCGCCGTGCAGGCCGTCAAGGAACAGGGATTGCGACCGTTGGGCATGGCGGTGGCGCACTACTCGTTGCTGATGTCGCTCCACGTCGACCCCGGTTTGACCGGGGCGGAACTGGCTCGTCGGCTGGGTGTCACGCCACAGGCCGTCGCCTCGCTCGTCGCTCGGCTGGAGCAGCGGGGTCACTTGGAACGGCGCGCGCATCCCCGGCACGGTCATGTGCAGGAGTTGTACGTGACCGATGCGGGACAGCAGGCGCTGCACACGGCCGATGCGGTGATCGCCGAGATCGAGCAGCGGATCACCCAACAGCTCGGCGATGACAGCACGAGACTGGTCGCATTACTCGAGCGAGTTATCGACACGGTTGAAGACAGACACGTCCACACAGCTCGCCGCGGACGATAG
- the cmrA gene encoding mycolate reductase (Catalyzes the final step in mycolic acid biosynthesis.) yields the protein MSLPSATSENRAVVTGASSGIGTALAAELAARGYSLILVARRGEVLTELAQRLTLAHGITAEVRAVDLADRTARGALVEELAARDISILCNNAGIATFGAVAELDPAYERAQMELNAVAVHDLTLAVLPGMIARGGGGILISGSAAGNMPIPNNATYAASKAFANTFSESLRGELKGSGVHVTLLAPGPVRTETPDPTDASIVDRMVPDFMWVTSQYTAKISIDALARNKMRVVPGLISKGMSVAGQYGPRALTAPVAGAFYKKLGG from the coding sequence GTGAGTTTGCCCTCTGCTACCTCCGAGAATCGTGCGGTCGTTACTGGTGCCTCTTCTGGTATCGGGACGGCGCTTGCTGCTGAGCTCGCTGCTCGCGGGTATTCGTTGATCCTGGTTGCCCGGCGCGGGGAGGTGTTGACCGAGCTTGCGCAGCGGTTGACGTTGGCGCATGGGATTACCGCGGAGGTGCGGGCGGTCGATCTGGCCGATCGGACGGCGCGGGGGGCGCTGGTCGAGGAGTTGGCGGCCCGCGATATTTCGATCCTGTGCAACAACGCCGGTATCGCGACCTTCGGTGCGGTCGCCGAATTGGATCCGGCGTATGAGCGGGCCCAAATGGAGCTCAATGCCGTCGCGGTGCACGACCTCACCCTGGCCGTGCTGCCCGGCATGATCGCCAGGGGTGGCGGTGGCATCCTGATCAGTGGTTCGGCGGCGGGCAATATGCCGATTCCGAACAATGCGACCTATGCGGCGAGCAAGGCCTTCGCCAATACCTTCTCCGAATCGCTGCGCGGCGAATTGAAGGGCTCCGGCGTGCACGTCACCCTGCTCGCCCCGGGCCCGGTCCGCACCGAAACCCCCGATCCGACCGACGCCTCCATCGTCGATCGAATGGTGCCCGACTTCATGTGGGTCACCTCCCAATACACGGCCAAGATCTCCATCGACGCCTTGGCCCGCAACAAGATGCGTGTGGTCCCCGGCCTGATCAGCAAGGGCATGAGCGTCGCAGGCCAATACGGCCCCCGCGCCCTCACCGCCCCCGTCGCCGGTGCGTTCTACAAGAAGCTCGGCGGCTGA
- the lysA gene encoding diaminopimelate decarboxylase, which translates to MTLLEIFPSLRSGMPSRLDSAVWPQDTHYDDDGKITLGGVALADIADQYGTATYVLDEHEVRTRCRAYKKAFPEAEIIYAGKALMIRAVAEWVTQEGLSVDVCSAGELAIAIAAGVDPKRIVLHGNGKSFDELEAAVHSRVGRIVIDSMTEITLLSALATRPQQVLLRLSPGIDVHGHPAVKTGVLDQKFGFPLGSDMAAEAVERIMRQPNLELIGFHCHLGSQIYDPDHYGDAVRRMIAEMARVRADHGRILTDLDLGGGHAVAYRSGDAEMNLSELADIIDDALDAACARNHFPRPNIALEPGRAIVARAGVTLYRVLSVKHIDGGRTYVTVDGGMGDNARVALYGANYEVVIANRHPCGPQMTATVAGRYCEAGDVLATDIRLPADLRPGEVLAVPCTGAYHHSLASSYNSVGRPPIIAVRDGRARQLIRRETTDDLLARDIGN; encoded by the coding sequence GTGACGCTGCTCGAGATCTTCCCGTCGCTGCGGTCGGGAATGCCTTCGCGCCTCGACTCCGCGGTCTGGCCGCAGGACACCCACTACGACGACGACGGCAAAATCACCCTCGGCGGGGTCGCCCTCGCCGATATCGCCGACCAGTACGGCACCGCCACCTATGTGCTCGACGAGCACGAGGTCCGCACCCGCTGTCGCGCCTACAAGAAGGCCTTCCCGGAGGCCGAGATCATCTATGCGGGCAAGGCGCTGATGATCCGCGCGGTCGCGGAATGGGTTACCCAGGAAGGACTTTCGGTCGACGTATGTTCGGCTGGTGAACTCGCCATCGCCATCGCGGCCGGTGTCGACCCGAAGCGAATCGTGTTGCACGGCAATGGCAAATCCTTCGACGAACTCGAAGCCGCCGTGCACAGCCGTGTCGGCCGGATCGTGATCGATTCGATGACCGAGATCACCCTGCTCTCCGCACTGGCCACCCGACCCCAACAGGTCTTGCTCCGACTGTCGCCCGGCATCGATGTGCACGGGCATCCGGCCGTAAAAACCGGTGTGCTGGACCAGAAATTCGGTTTTCCGCTCGGCAGCGATATGGCCGCCGAGGCGGTCGAACGCATTATGCGCCAGCCGAACCTCGAGCTGATCGGCTTTCACTGCCACCTCGGTTCGCAGATCTACGATCCGGACCACTACGGCGATGCGGTGCGCCGGATGATCGCCGAAATGGCAAGGGTCCGTGCGGATCACGGTCGAATACTCACCGATCTCGACCTCGGCGGCGGGCATGCGGTCGCCTACCGCAGCGGCGACGCCGAGATGAATCTGTCCGAACTCGCCGACATCATCGACGACGCCTTGGACGCGGCCTGCGCGCGGAACCACTTCCCGCGCCCGAATATCGCCTTGGAGCCGGGTCGCGCCATTGTCGCGCGCGCAGGCGTGACGCTGTATCGCGTGCTGTCGGTCAAGCATATCGATGGCGGACGGACCTACGTCACCGTCGACGGCGGCATGGGCGATAACGCCCGCGTCGCGCTGTACGGCGCGAATTACGAAGTGGTTATTGCCAATCGGCATCCCTGCGGCCCACAGATGACCGCGACGGTGGCGGGTCGCTACTGCGAGGCGGGTGATGTGCTGGCCACCGATATCCGGCTCCCGGCCGACCTGCGCCCCGGCGAGGTTCTCGCGGTGCCGTGTACCGGCGCCTACCACCACAGCCTCGCCTCGTCCTACAACAGTGTCGGTCGTCCACCGATCATCGCGGTACGCGACGGACGCGCCCGCCAACTGATCCGCCGCGAAACCACCGACGATCTACTCGCCCGCGATATCGGCAACTGA
- a CDS encoding NAD(P)/FAD-dependent oxidoreductase, translated as MKIVIVGAGLAGPLLTQGLHRAGITVELYEREAAGHCGQGYRIALDPEGDLALRACLPPDRYERIVATAGKRGSGVRFLDPQLHVVREILVPPTAAEEVHGRHLTVDRLTLRKILLTGIDVHHGASFQRFELLDDGRVRTYFDDGTVTDADLLVAADGTHSRIRAQWLPDAEVIQTGKAEIYGKTSLTDEIRTLTPEAALDGFSVVAGDDGRFMSLAAHEFTSGDGEDYVMWVVAAPDTLIPADLSAMDKQQLQKVAAELIADWPENLAALVWHADPESVHNTTIRTAKPLPYWETGPVTLMGDAIHTMIPAGSSAATALRDAALLCRRITERTGSLRDAVHAYETEMLDYGFAMVERSLRSAT; from the coding sequence ATGAAGATTGTCATCGTCGGAGCTGGGCTGGCCGGACCTCTGCTCACACAGGGCCTGCACCGTGCCGGAATCACCGTCGAGCTCTACGAACGGGAAGCCGCGGGCCATTGCGGCCAGGGCTATCGCATCGCCCTCGACCCGGAGGGCGACCTCGCACTGCGCGCCTGTCTGCCGCCGGACCGCTACGAACGAATCGTCGCCACCGCGGGCAAGCGCGGTTCGGGCGTTCGGTTCCTCGACCCACAACTGCACGTCGTCCGCGAGATCCTGGTGCCACCGACGGCCGCCGAGGAGGTGCATGGGCGGCATCTGACCGTCGACCGACTCACGCTGCGCAAGATCCTGCTCACCGGGATCGACGTCCACCACGGTGCATCGTTCCAACGCTTCGAACTGCTCGACGACGGCCGGGTCCGGACCTACTTCGACGATGGCACAGTCACCGATGCGGATCTACTGGTCGCCGCGGACGGCACGCATTCCCGCATCCGCGCCCAGTGGCTGCCGGATGCCGAGGTAATCCAGACCGGCAAAGCGGAGATCTACGGCAAGACATCGCTGACCGACGAGATCCGCACGCTGACACCGGAGGCCGCACTGGATGGATTCAGCGTGGTCGCCGGTGACGACGGCCGGTTCATGTCGCTGGCCGCGCACGAATTCACCTCCGGCGACGGCGAGGATTACGTGATGTGGGTGGTCGCCGCGCCGGACACACTGATTCCGGCCGACCTGTCCGCGATGGACAAGCAGCAACTGCAGAAGGTCGCCGCGGAACTGATCGCCGACTGGCCCGAGAATCTCGCCGCACTCGTGTGGCATGCCGATCCGGAGTCCGTCCACAACACCACGATCCGGACGGCAAAACCGTTGCCGTACTGGGAAACCGGGCCGGTCACGCTGATGGGCGACGCCATCCACACCATGATCCCCGCTGGGAGCAGCGCGGCGACAGCCCTGCGCGACGCCGCCCTGCTCTGCCGCCGCATTACCGAGCGGACCGGTTCACTGCGCGACGCGGTGCACGCCTACGAAACCGAAATGCTCGACTACGGTTTCGCGATGGTGGAGCGCTCGCTGCGCAGCGCTACCTGA
- a CDS encoding helicase HerA-like domain-containing protein, which translates to MTTPQEKAAAARKAAEEAARVAAEAAAAAEAAERELAEQEAAAASADPNAANAVAQAEAAQSKAAATTETAVASAAAAESAQLAATNTAQAAEQSVAQQIAAGYAFDGAALELGAVVVDGAVDSTARVRIPMRTMNRHGLVAGATGTGKTKTLQGIAEQLSRAGVPVVLADIKGDLSGLAQQGQANEKLSARAAETGAPDWAPTGYPTEFVSLGTGGIGVPIRATITAFGPVLLSKVLELNETQESTLGLIFHWADKAGLGLLDLKDLRAVITHLTSPEGKEDLKGIGGVSAATAGVILRALVNLEADGGDTFFGEPELDPADLLRTAGGQGVITLFELGAQAARPVMFSTFLMWVLADLFQTLPEVGDVEKPKLVFIFDEAHLLFADASKAFLEQVEQTVKLIRSKGVGVFFCTQLPTDIPNSVLSQLGARIQHALRAFTPDDQKALSKTVRTYPKTGVYDLEQALTSLGTGEAIVTVLSEKGAPTPVAWTRIQPPRSMMDTIGADQIKSRALSSALAAKYGQTIDRESAYEIMAAKVAAAQQEPAPAPAPGRSKAAPEEESAAERIMKNPAVKSFLRSAATAAGREISRSIFGTRKR; encoded by the coding sequence ATGACAACCCCTCAGGAGAAGGCGGCTGCGGCACGGAAGGCGGCCGAGGAGGCGGCGCGCGTGGCCGCGGAAGCCGCCGCTGCGGCCGAAGCCGCTGAACGCGAGTTGGCCGAGCAGGAGGCGGCGGCCGCGAGCGCGGATCCGAATGCGGCGAATGCGGTGGCGCAGGCCGAGGCCGCGCAATCGAAGGCCGCCGCGACGACGGAGACCGCGGTCGCCAGCGCTGCCGCGGCGGAATCCGCGCAGTTAGCGGCGACCAACACCGCGCAGGCCGCGGAACAGTCGGTGGCGCAGCAGATCGCTGCCGGATACGCGTTCGACGGAGCAGCACTGGAATTGGGCGCAGTTGTCGTGGACGGTGCCGTGGATTCGACTGCGCGCGTGCGGATTCCGATGCGCACCATGAATCGGCACGGGCTGGTCGCCGGTGCGACCGGCACCGGTAAGACGAAAACACTGCAGGGCATCGCCGAACAGCTTTCGCGGGCCGGGGTTCCGGTGGTACTCGCCGATATCAAGGGCGACCTGTCGGGGCTCGCGCAGCAGGGACAGGCCAATGAAAAGCTCAGCGCCAGGGCCGCCGAGACCGGTGCGCCGGACTGGGCGCCGACCGGCTATCCGACCGAATTCGTCTCGCTCGGCACCGGCGGTATCGGGGTGCCGATCCGCGCGACCATCACCGCATTCGGGCCGGTGCTGCTCAGTAAGGTGTTGGAGCTCAACGAAACTCAGGAGTCGACACTCGGGCTGATTTTCCACTGGGCGGATAAGGCGGGTCTCGGTCTGCTGGATCTGAAGGATCTGCGCGCGGTTATTACCCATCTCACGAGTCCAGAGGGCAAGGAGGATCTCAAGGGAATCGGCGGGGTTTCGGCTGCCACCGCGGGGGTGATCCTGCGCGCGCTGGTGAATCTCGAGGCCGACGGTGGCGACACCTTCTTCGGTGAGCCCGAACTGGATCCGGCCGATCTGCTGCGCACCGCGGGCGGTCAGGGCGTGATCACGCTGTTCGAACTCGGTGCGCAGGCGGCCCGACCGGTGATGTTCTCAACGTTCCTGATGTGGGTACTCGCCGATCTGTTCCAGACGCTGCCCGAGGTCGGTGATGTCGAAAAGCCGAAGCTGGTCTTCATTTTCGACGAGGCGCACCTGTTGTTCGCGGATGCCTCGAAGGCTTTCCTGGAGCAGGTGGAGCAGACGGTCAAGCTGATCCGGTCCAAGGGTGTCGGCGTCTTCTTCTGCACCCAACTGCCCACAGATATTCCGAATTCGGTGCTCTCTCAACTGGGTGCGCGCATTCAGCACGCGCTGCGTGCCTTCACGCCCGACGATCAGAAGGCGTTGTCCAAGACGGTGCGCACCTACCCGAAGACCGGTGTCTACGACCTGGAGCAGGCGCTCACCTCGCTGGGTACCGGTGAGGCGATCGTGACGGTGCTCTCGGAGAAGGGCGCGCCAACTCCCGTGGCGTGGACCAGGATTCAGCCGCCGCGCTCGATGATGGACACCATCGGAGCGGATCAGATCAAGTCGCGGGCGCTGTCCAGCGCGCTGGCCGCGAAATACGGCCAGACCATCGATCGTGAGTCGGCCTACGAGATCATGGCCGCGAAAGTCGCTGCGGCACAACAGGAACCGGCTCCGGCTCCCGCACCGGGGCGTTCGAAGGCCGCTCCCGAGGAGGAATCCGCCGCCGAGCGCATCATGAAGAATCCGGCGGTGAAGAGCTTCCTGCGTTCGGCCGCGACCGCCGCGGGGCGCGAGATCAGCCGCAGCATTTTCGGCACCCGCAAGCGCTGA
- the orn gene encoding oligoribonuclease, whose product MSDKYVVWMDCEMTGLRLDSDKLIEVAALVTDSDLNILGDGVDIVIHADDAALAAMPQVVADMHARSGLTEEVRRSTVTLADAEKQVLDYIREYAPTAGTVPLAGNSIATDRGFIARDMPALDAHLHYRMIDVSSIKELCRRWYPRIYFGQPEKGLTHRALADIKESIRELEYYRRTAFVAAPGPSTAEITAVANEVSGSDKTAEQNATSETD is encoded by the coding sequence GTGTCCGACAAATACGTGGTGTGGATGGATTGTGAGATGACCGGCCTGCGCCTCGACAGCGACAAGCTGATCGAGGTGGCCGCACTCGTGACCGACAGCGACCTCAATATTCTCGGTGACGGTGTCGATATCGTCATCCACGCCGACGACGCGGCCCTGGCCGCCATGCCGCAGGTGGTCGCCGATATGCACGCACGTTCGGGCCTGACCGAGGAAGTGCGCCGCTCCACGGTCACCCTCGCCGATGCCGAAAAACAGGTACTCGACTACATCCGCGAATACGCACCGACCGCGGGCACGGTCCCATTGGCCGGCAATTCCATCGCAACCGACCGCGGCTTCATCGCCCGCGATATGCCCGCCCTCGATGCGCATCTGCACTACCGGATGATCGATGTGAGTTCCATCAAGGAGCTGTGCCGCCGCTGGTACCCCCGCATCTACTTCGGCCAGCCGGAGAAGGGCCTGACCCACCGCGCCCTGGCCGATATCAAGGAATCCATCCGCGAACTCGAGTACTACCGACGCACGGCCTTCGTCGCCGCACCCGGCCCGTCGACCGCAGAGATCACCGCCGTTGCCAACGAAGTGAGCGGTAGCGACAAGACGGCCGAGCAAAACGCGACGTCAGAAACCGATTAG
- a CDS encoding MarR family winged helix-turn-helix transcriptional regulator translates to MAETSEQLGAQIGGQLYLAHRYARAAANRALREQRLELRHLGVLGCLAEAGPLSQRALVDRLQLDKSSMVYIIDELERQGLAERRKDERDRRSYAVHITPSGRERLDAANRTADAAVVELLTPFSAAERRQLHELLGRFIEHAAGQA, encoded by the coding sequence GTGGCGGAAACTTCGGAGCAGCTCGGCGCCCAGATCGGTGGTCAGCTCTATCTGGCGCACCGCTATGCGCGTGCGGCGGCCAATCGTGCACTGCGGGAACAGCGGCTCGAGCTGCGTCACCTCGGGGTGCTCGGCTGTCTGGCCGAGGCGGGGCCGCTCAGTCAGCGCGCGTTGGTCGATCGGCTGCAGCTGGACAAGTCGTCGATGGTCTACATCATCGATGAGTTGGAGCGGCAGGGGCTGGCGGAGCGGCGTAAGGATGAGCGGGATCGTCGCAGCTATGCCGTGCACATCACGCCGAGCGGACGGGAGCGGCTCGATGCCGCCAATCGCACCGCCGATGCGGCGGTGGTCGAACTGCTCACGCCGTTCTCAGCGGCCGAACGCCGACAGTTGCACGAACTTCTCGGCCGGTTCATCGAGCACGCCGCCGGACAGGCCTGA
- a CDS encoding SDR family NAD(P)-dependent oxidoreductase — MTRTLALITGASSGIGAAYARSLAGDCDFVLVARRADRLSDLAAELQAADAEVEVLPADLSKPEGLAVVTGRLATGDVRLLISNAGAGGYAPLIDVDLAEVDTSLTLNAIAPIQLVRAALPGMLAAGDGTIITVASLLAFSGGQTDPRMPHRTLYAAAKAATLAFTRTLAHELADTAIRTQVVCPGVVATEFNGGVGQQVPFAMSPEDVAAASLAGIELGETICAPGLEDATAAFDALLAAETGVLNGGNRPTPASRYQPVPR, encoded by the coding sequence ATGACTCGGACTCTCGCGTTGATCACGGGCGCCTCCTCCGGTATCGGTGCCGCCTACGCCAGGTCGCTCGCCGGGGACTGCGACTTCGTGCTGGTCGCTCGCCGCGCCGATCGTCTGTCCGACCTAGCCGCAGAACTCCAGGCGGCCGACGCCGAAGTCGAGGTCCTGCCTGCCGATCTCAGCAAACCGGAAGGGCTGGCCGTGGTGACCGGCCGATTGGCTACCGGTGACGTCCGGCTGTTGATCAGCAACGCCGGTGCCGGCGGATACGCACCGCTGATCGATGTCGACCTCGCCGAGGTGGACACGTCGCTCACGCTGAATGCCATTGCGCCGATCCAACTGGTCCGCGCCGCCCTGCCCGGCATGCTCGCCGCAGGCGACGGCACCATCATCACGGTCGCGTCGCTACTGGCATTCAGTGGCGGCCAAACCGATCCACGGATGCCGCACCGCACCCTCTACGCCGCGGCGAAAGCCGCTACCCTGGCCTTCACCCGCACCCTCGCCCACGAACTGGCCGACACTGCCATCCGGACGCAGGTGGTCTGCCCCGGCGTGGTCGCCACAGAGTTCAACGGCGGTGTCGGCCAACAGGTCCCGTTCGCAATGAGCCCCGAAGACGTCGCCGCCGCGAGCCTGGCCGGTATCGAGCTCGGTGAGACGATCTGCGCGCCAGGACTGGAGGACGCGACCGCCGCGTTCGACGCGCTGCTTGCCGCCGAAACCGGCGTGCTCAACGGCGGCAACCGCCCCACACCCGCATCGCGATACCAGCCGGTGCCTCGATAA